The Chryseobacterium geocarposphaerae genome window below encodes:
- the pncA gene encoding bifunctional nicotinamidase/pyrazinamidase produces MKKALIIVDVQNDFCEGGALAVPGANEIIPYINLLMEENEYDQIVLTQDWHPANHKSFASNNGRKVGESIILNGIPQFMWPDHCVQGTFGAEFHKDLNRDKVTHIVQKGKNTEIDSYSGFQDNNHFMKTGLDDFLKYHEIQLLEIVGLAMDYCVKFTCLDAVANGYVTCLHFNGTKAVNVKPENGRDAIYEMIQKGVTVLG; encoded by the coding sequence ATGAAAAAAGCATTAATAATAGTCGATGTACAGAATGATTTTTGTGAAGGTGGTGCGTTGGCTGTTCCGGGAGCAAATGAAATAATTCCTTATATCAATCTTCTGATGGAAGAAAATGAGTACGATCAGATTGTACTGACACAGGACTGGCATCCTGCCAATCACAAAAGTTTTGCCAGCAATAATGGCAGAAAAGTGGGTGAAAGTATTATTCTCAATGGTATTCCTCAGTTTATGTGGCCGGATCATTGTGTACAGGGCACTTTTGGAGCGGAATTCCATAAAGATTTAAACAGAGATAAAGTAACTCATATCGTTCAGAAAGGTAAAAATACTGAAATTGACAGCTACAGCGGTTTTCAGGATAATAATCACTTCATGAAAACTGGTTTGGATGACTTTCTGAAATACCATGAAATTCAATTATTGGAAATTGTAGGATTAGCGATGGATTATTGTGTGAAGTTTACCTGTTTGGATGCTGTAGCTAACGGATATGTTACCTGCTTACATTTTAACGGAACTAAGGCCGTTAATGTAAAACCTGAAAACGGAAGAGATGCTATTTATGAAATGATCCAAAAAGGTGTGACTGTTTTGGGATAA
- a CDS encoding DEAD/DEAH box helicase produces the protein MSFESLGLSSNIIRSVKKLGYLKPFPIQEQAVPVILQGKDLMGIAQTGSGKTACFVMPILEKLQNTEVKKDRNVQVLILVPTRELAIQIDEVFRAFTENLKREVRTMAVYGGVSINPQMKGTFGVEVLIATPGRLLDLIEHNALSISRIQHLVIDEADKMFQLGFGEEMNKLFAMMPVAKQVTLFSATLNDKISEMKERLSINPTIIEIKKQEVELDNIEQLAYHVAPENKGPFLRYLIKERNVEKALIFVSSTRSADNLVEKLKKNKIKAVAIHSQKSQGARRNNLEEFKGKGAQILVATDLIGRGIHIDSLPYVINYELPRSPLDYVHRIGRTGRANEKGTAISILTDEELQHFRVIQKKMGKKVTLQRTEDINLHGY, from the coding sequence ATGTCATTTGAATCTCTGGGATTATCATCCAATATTATCCGTTCTGTTAAAAAATTAGGATATTTAAAGCCGTTCCCTATTCAGGAGCAAGCCGTTCCGGTTATTTTGCAAGGTAAAGATCTGATGGGAATTGCACAGACAGGTTCCGGAAAAACGGCTTGTTTTGTGATGCCGATCTTAGAAAAACTACAAAATACCGAAGTTAAAAAAGACAGAAATGTTCAGGTTTTAATTTTGGTTCCTACAAGAGAATTAGCGATTCAGATTGATGAAGTTTTCAGAGCTTTTACAGAAAACTTAAAACGTGAAGTCCGTACCATGGCTGTTTATGGAGGTGTTTCCATCAATCCGCAAATGAAGGGTACATTTGGAGTAGAAGTTCTTATTGCCACACCAGGTCGTTTACTGGATCTTATTGAGCACAATGCATTGAGTATTTCCAGAATCCAGCATTTAGTGATTGACGAAGCTGATAAGATGTTTCAATTAGGTTTTGGTGAAGAAATGAATAAGCTTTTTGCCATGATGCCTGTAGCAAAGCAAGTAACGTTGTTTTCCGCAACATTAAATGATAAGATTTCTGAAATGAAGGAGCGATTGTCCATCAACCCTACGATTATTGAAATCAAAAAGCAGGAAGTTGAATTGGATAATATCGAGCAGTTGGCTTATCATGTTGCTCCGGAAAATAAAGGTCCTTTTTTACGGTATTTAATTAAAGAAAGAAACGTTGAAAAAGCTTTAATTTTTGTTTCCTCTACAAGGTCTGCAGATAACCTGGTAGAAAAGCTGAAAAAGAATAAAATAAAAGCGGTGGCCATTCACAGTCAGAAATCTCAGGGTGCCCGTAGAAATAATCTAGAAGAATTTAAAGGAAAAGGAGCTCAGATTCTGGTTGCTACAGATTTAATCGGCCGTGGAATCCATATTGATTCTTTACCTTATGTTATCAATTATGAACTGCCACGTTCACCTTTAGACTACGTTCACCGTATCGGTAGAACAGGACGTGCCAATGAAAAAGGAACAGCAATTAGCATTCTTACTGATGAAGAATTACAGCATTTTCGTGTGATCCAGAAAAAAATGGGGAAAAAAGTGACCTTGCAAAGAACAGAGGACATTAATCTACATGGTTATTAG
- a CDS encoding YfiT family bacillithiol transferase, which yields MNDLNLKKFPIGEFLQPENISREELSDAIDVISDFPKRLKKLVENWSDEQLDTPYREGGWTVRQLINHIADSHINSFTRFKLALTEDNPTIKPYEEAKWAELADSVTMTIKPALRMIKGTHQRWSVLLKSLSEEQFNRTFHHPEQNINYTLKNCTALYAWHCNHHFAHIENLKIEKGW from the coding sequence ATGAATGATTTAAATTTAAAAAAATTTCCAATAGGAGAGTTTCTTCAGCCTGAAAACATTAGCCGAGAAGAATTATCCGATGCTATAGATGTTATCAGCGATTTCCCTAAAAGATTAAAAAAACTGGTAGAAAACTGGTCAGATGAGCAATTAGATACTCCTTACAGAGAAGGAGGATGGACAGTCCGACAGCTTATTAATCATATTGCAGACAGCCATATCAACAGCTTTACAAGATTTAAATTGGCATTAACAGAAGATAATCCTACCATAAAACCTTATGAAGAAGCAAAATGGGCTGAATTGGCAGACAGTGTAACGATGACTATAAAACCGGCTCTAAGAATGATTAAAGGAACTCACCAAAGATGGTCTGTTTTATTAAAAAGTTTGTCCGAAGAACAATTTAACAGAACATTTCATCATCCGGAACAAAATATCAATTATACTCTAAAAAACTGTACTGCTTTATACGCATGGCATTGTAATCACCATTTTGCTCATATCGAAAATCTGAAGATCGAAAAAGGTTGGTAA
- the ytxJ gene encoding bacillithiol system redox-active protein YtxJ, which translates to MSFFDKIFGGKEEAKEQKSFWKPIESEDDLKIAIDNSYAYKVAIFKHSTSCFISKTVLRNFEKEIESLENTDDIAELYFLDLLAYRPLSNKIAEDLGVRHESPQLLVVENGKVINNASHQNISINQLS; encoded by the coding sequence ATGAGTTTTTTTGATAAAATATTCGGAGGAAAAGAGGAAGCGAAAGAGCAAAAATCATTTTGGAAACCAATAGAATCCGAGGATGATCTGAAAATTGCCATTGACAATTCTTATGCCTATAAAGTTGCCATATTTAAACATTCAACAAGTTGTTTTATCAGCAAAACAGTGTTGAGGAATTTTGAAAAAGAGATAGAAAGTCTTGAAAATACAGATGATATAGCAGAACTTTATTTTTTAGATTTACTGGCCTACAGACCTCTTTCCAATAAGATTGCAGAAGATCTTGGAGTAAGACATGAAAGTCCACAATTACTTGTCGTAGAGAACGGAAAAGTAATTAACAACGCTTCGCATCAAAATATATCTATAAATCAGTTATCATAA
- a CDS encoding Crp/Fnr family transcriptional regulator, translated as MKNINTYLANILEVPVENVSACSLHYEVKKVAKNDFLLRYGEVCRYNFFVEKGLLKMYSIDKNGKEHIIQFAPESWLISDRSSLYFNEKSVYYIEAVEDSEVLLLQPDFFKKLVEQFPNIAPKNDILLQKHVRSLQNRINSLLGETAEERYLSFIKMYPDLLLRVPQWMIASYLGITPESLSRVRKELAKKNFVTNK; from the coding sequence ATGAAAAATATTAATACTTATTTAGCAAACATTCTCGAAGTTCCCGTAGAAAATGTAAGCGCATGCAGCCTTCATTATGAAGTAAAAAAAGTAGCTAAAAACGATTTCCTTTTGCGATACGGAGAAGTCTGCAGATATAACTTCTTTGTAGAAAAAGGCCTGCTTAAGATGTATTCTATCGATAAAAATGGAAAAGAGCACATCATACAGTTTGCACCGGAAAGTTGGCTGATTTCGGACAGAAGCAGTCTTTATTTCAATGAAAAATCAGTCTATTATATTGAAGCGGTGGAAGATTCCGAAGTGCTTTTATTACAGCCTGATTTCTTCAAAAAACTGGTAGAACAATTCCCTAATATTGCTCCGAAGAATGATATTTTGCTTCAAAAACATGTAAGAAGCCTTCAAAACAGAATCAATTCTTTACTGGGGGAGACCGCAGAAGAAAGATATCTGAGCTTTATTAAAATGTACCCGGATTTACTGTTAAGAGTTCCGCAGTGGATGATTGCTTCTTATCTAGGCATTACTCCTGAAAGTTTGAGCCGTGTAAGAAAAGAACTGGCAAAAAAGAATTTTGTAACGAACAAATAA
- a CDS encoding helix-turn-helix domain-containing protein translates to MQYIVIIGAFQAVVALWLLQFKERKSVSNYLFIFLLSAIAVHLTIKFVIFNFILDESIRQQMNTFIGVCYGPLIYLYTLSKTKREFSVACKWFIFIPLFVLMIAYFTISCVFVILNHVDQRLLDVYNNFSLYLIFAINLYYPLKSILMVRKTKIEKAEYDVITRISYCILFMEFGVILSKTMLYIYPEEAQIINLSIRATAYFLLLVICLLIVRKSLKTEHVAIQQTDSNEAEQLFVNHSFSNNDIILNTVDYEIKFSELWQKMDQSVRQKQLYRDCDLNLDQLALKTEINKYQISEMLNAYKHKPFYRYINEYRIEYFKNIVDKAIEKGENINFLSFAYEAGFKSKSSFNRYFKEIIGKTPSEYYKSLVSENKQHSGFEISA, encoded by the coding sequence ATGCAATATATAGTTATTATTGGGGCTTTTCAGGCAGTTGTGGCGCTTTGGCTTTTACAGTTCAAAGAGAGAAAATCAGTATCGAATTATCTGTTTATTTTTCTGCTTTCAGCGATTGCTGTTCATTTGACGATTAAGTTTGTCATCTTTAATTTTATTCTTGATGAAAGTATCAGACAGCAGATGAATACGTTCATTGGGGTTTGTTACGGTCCTTTGATTTATCTATATACTCTGAGTAAAACAAAAAGGGAGTTTTCCGTTGCCTGTAAGTGGTTTATTTTCATTCCGCTCTTTGTACTCATGATCGCTTATTTTACCATTTCCTGTGTATTTGTTATTCTCAACCATGTAGATCAAAGGCTTCTTGATGTATACAATAATTTCAGTCTGTATTTAATATTTGCAATTAATCTGTATTATCCTTTAAAAAGTATTTTAATGGTCAGAAAAACTAAGATTGAAAAGGCTGAATATGATGTAATTACCAGAATTTCCTATTGTATTCTTTTTATGGAATTCGGAGTCATACTTTCCAAAACAATGCTTTATATCTATCCTGAAGAAGCTCAGATAATCAATCTGTCAATACGGGCTACCGCATATTTTTTGTTATTGGTGATCTGTCTTTTAATTGTAAGAAAGAGTTTAAAGACCGAGCATGTTGCTATTCAGCAAACTGATTCAAATGAGGCAGAACAACTATTTGTCAATCATAGCTTTAGTAATAATGATATAATATTAAATACGGTTGATTATGAAATAAAATTCAGTGAGCTTTGGCAAAAGATGGATCAGTCGGTAAGGCAAAAACAATTGTACAGGGATTGTGATCTGAATCTCGATCAATTGGCACTGAAAACCGAAATTAACAAATACCAGATCAGCGAAATGCTGAACGCTTATAAGCATAAACCATTCTACCGCTATATCAACGAGTATCGTATTGAATATTTCAAAAATATTGTTGATAAGGCTATTGAGAAAGGTGAAAATATTAATTTTTTATCCTTTGCTTATGAAGCCGGCTTTAAATCTAAATCGTCCTTTAACCGATATTTTAAAGAAATAATTGGAAAAACACCGTCAGAATATTACAAAAGCCTTGTGAGTGAAAACAAGCAACATTCTGGTTTTGAAATCAGTGCATAA
- a CDS encoding TonB-dependent receptor: protein MNNSIGFSKQKSRIIQISAFFLMASLGTIHAQSIKGTIVGKTNGALPGANISIVDADAKAISSLDGDFNLLSPRLGEINLKVEYIGYETKIFPIIIKEGTNDIGYITIAPEEKKNKEKVSDIQQVVISRPNALTQAKAYEIKKNNNAIMEVIAADAIGKLPDRNAAEAVQRVQGVAVARYHGEADQATVRGTPFAWTSALFNGNRLPSANVLGNRSFVLDVIPSELIQFVQVSKAVTPDMDGDAIGGSINFITRTAPTKKTLSVSGAGGYNTFSQNATYNGSIVYGDRFFKNKLGVILSGAIWDRQWGADSFDVTYNTASSNIVQKNSISTIMMKRYMGTRRTIGLNGGLEYKLNANNKIYFRGMFNKFDDIRPVYESYVDYNNSRYQYNFRYSHYQTELYGMELGGEHSVSKKLNLDWMLSDYQAKYFLDTPPTNDIKGLPIATFRQKITGGFANLSNDGKRYWSFDSPNGVGGEYLDYSSDTANPNEVMNADKLLLSQLVIAKLDNNERDKIARLNLKYDMNSNITLKIGAKYREKDRNSTYGYNAVYIPNAALGVPNSPALLALSQLSTDEPPKGTAFLNGMNGNYSSYIMNAPTKDQLFQMYSPAFLQQYGFRDLSSADANATSVYNGEENVFTAYAMAEIKASDKFKIVGGFRNETTRLTLYGSKATKENATSTVISPSTVESNYNAFLPMLHLRYTISPKSNIRFAYTRSFIRPNFGDMSPGSSIDNTTSPNKITRGNPDLKPTFSHNFDLMGEYYFDNIGILSGGVFYKKISDIVFQDTSIINISGTDYMVTQAKNLKDSNLLGFEMGINKRFDFLPGFWNGFGLEFNYTYIDSKVDVSRNDTNGALITTDRTSLPNQSKNLFNTILYYEGNKVMIRLAGNFRGKSLETINKDLGPQYYIWSDKNFTVDFSASYDISKKVKLFIELNNLSNESLRLYMGDNKKRITSNEWYGSRGQLGIRWQIF, encoded by the coding sequence ATGAACAATTCAATTGGTTTTTCAAAACAAAAGTCAAGAATCATTCAGATATCTGCATTTTTCCTGATGGCTTCTTTGGGAACCATTCATGCACAGTCAATCAAAGGAACCATAGTAGGAAAAACAAACGGAGCACTTCCGGGGGCCAATATTTCAATTGTAGATGCAGATGCAAAAGCAATTTCATCATTAGACGGAGATTTTAACCTTCTTTCTCCAAGATTAGGAGAAATAAATCTGAAAGTTGAATATATCGGATATGAAACAAAAATTTTTCCTATTATCATAAAAGAAGGAACAAACGATATTGGCTACATTACGATTGCTCCTGAAGAGAAAAAGAATAAAGAAAAGGTAAGCGATATTCAGCAGGTGGTTATTTCAAGACCGAATGCTTTAACTCAGGCGAAAGCATACGAGATCAAGAAAAACAATAACGCGATCATGGAAGTCATTGCAGCCGATGCCATCGGAAAGCTTCCGGACAGAAATGCAGCTGAAGCCGTACAAAGAGTTCAGGGAGTTGCGGTTGCAAGATATCACGGTGAAGCAGATCAGGCTACAGTAAGAGGAACTCCTTTTGCATGGACTTCAGCACTATTCAACGGAAACAGGCTTCCCAGCGCGAATGTTTTAGGAAACAGATCTTTTGTTTTGGATGTTATTCCTTCTGAACTGATTCAGTTTGTACAGGTTTCAAAAGCAGTGACTCCTGACATGGATGGCGATGCTATTGGCGGAAGCATTAACTTTATTACAAGAACAGCACCGACAAAGAAAACTCTTAGCGTAAGTGGTGCAGGAGGCTACAATACTTTTTCACAGAATGCCACTTATAACGGATCTATTGTTTATGGTGACCGTTTTTTCAAAAATAAACTGGGAGTTATCCTTTCAGGGGCTATCTGGGACAGACAATGGGGAGCCGATTCATTTGATGTGACTTATAATACAGCCTCTTCCAACATTGTTCAAAAAAATTCTATCAGTACCATTATGATGAAACGATATATGGGAACAAGAAGAACAATCGGCTTAAATGGAGGTTTAGAGTATAAATTGAATGCGAATAATAAAATCTATTTCCGCGGAATGTTTAATAAATTTGACGATATCCGTCCGGTTTATGAATCTTATGTAGACTATAACAACAGCCGTTATCAGTATAATTTCAGATATTCTCATTATCAAACCGAATTATACGGAATGGAATTAGGAGGCGAGCACTCAGTTTCTAAAAAACTAAACTTAGATTGGATGTTAAGTGATTATCAGGCTAAATATTTCCTTGATACGCCTCCGACAAACGATATAAAAGGGCTTCCAATTGCTACTTTCAGACAAAAAATTACCGGAGGTTTTGCTAATCTTTCGAATGACGGAAAACGCTATTGGAGCTTTGATTCACCGAATGGAGTTGGTGGAGAATATTTGGATTATAGTTCAGATACTGCCAATCCGAATGAAGTGATGAATGCAGATAAATTATTGCTTTCCCAGCTGGTTATTGCGAAACTTGATAACAATGAGAGAGACAAAATAGCAAGACTGAACTTAAAATATGATATGAATTCAAATATCACATTAAAAATTGGAGCAAAATACCGTGAAAAGGATAGAAACAGTACCTATGGTTACAATGCTGTTTATATACCCAATGCGGCATTGGGAGTCCCAAATTCTCCGGCGCTATTGGCATTATCTCAGTTATCAACAGATGAACCGCCAAAAGGAACCGCCTTTCTGAACGGAATGAACGGAAATTACAGCTCATACATTATGAATGCACCAACTAAGGATCAGCTTTTCCAGATGTATTCTCCTGCATTCTTACAACAATATGGTTTCAGGGACCTTTCAAGCGCAGATGCCAATGCTACAAGTGTTTACAACGGAGAAGAAAACGTTTTTACTGCTTACGCCATGGCAGAAATTAAAGCCAGCGATAAATTTAAGATTGTCGGAGGCTTTAGAAATGAAACAACAAGGCTTACTTTATACGGCTCAAAAGCGACTAAAGAAAATGCGACTTCCACAGTAATCAGTCCGTCAACTGTAGAGAGTAATTATAATGCTTTTCTTCCGATGCTTCATTTACGGTATACTATTTCGCCCAAATCAAACATCAGGTTTGCCTATACAAGATCATTCATCAGACCGAATTTCGGAGATATGTCTCCGGGGTCGAGTATTGACAATACAACAAGCCCAAATAAAATCACCAGAGGAAACCCGGATCTGAAGCCTACTTTCAGTCACAATTTTGATTTGATGGGGGAGTATTATTTTGACAATATTGGTATTCTTTCAGGAGGTGTCTTTTATAAAAAGATCTCAGACATCGTTTTTCAGGACACCTCCATTATAAATATTAGCGGAACAGATTATATGGTAACCCAGGCTAAAAATCTTAAAGATTCCAATCTCCTTGGTTTTGAAATGGGAATCAATAAACGTTTTGATTTTTTACCCGGCTTTTGGAATGGTTTCGGGCTAGAGTTTAACTATACCTATATCGATTCTAAAGTAGATGTTTCAAGGAATGACACCAACGGAGCATTGATTACGACAGACCGCACATCGCTTCCGAATCAGTCAAAAAATTTATTTAATACAATTCTTTATTATGAGGGCAATAAAGTCATGATCCGTCTTGCCGGAAACTTCAGAGGAAAGTCTTTAGAAACAATAAATAAAGATCTTGGCCCTCAATATTATATCTGGTCGGATAAAAACTTCACCGTAGATTTTTCAGCAAGCTATGACATCAGCAAAAAAGTTAAATTATTTATTGAGTTAAATAATCTAAGTAATGAAAGCTTAAGGCTTTATATGGGGGATAATAAAAAGAGAATCACTTCCAATGAATGGTACGGAAGCAGAGGACAATTGGGAATTCGTTGGCAAATATTTTAA
- a CDS encoding tyrosine-protein phosphatase, with translation MRKLIVTMAITALGTASNAQIKDSLRRVVKMEGAYNFRDTGGYKTSDGKEVTLGRVFRSDAIDKLSDKDLKTFKDKKIVTVIDFRGIEEAKKAPDRLPQNTNYLICPAGSNNLPTAQDMAKFLKDKNFLFDMYGEGGLPYFGERYRALFVQLLTLKPDEALLFHCTGGRDRTGMASALFLYILGVPQDIIESDYVASNYYLAKNPTMRGMYSGLSKMSGLTEAEIKQQMELRPELIRNFFTAINKKYGSVENFFQVEMGMGPREIAVLKQKYLK, from the coding sequence ATGAGAAAATTAATCGTGACAATGGCTATTACAGCTTTAGGAACAGCATCAAATGCACAAATTAAAGACAGTCTTCGCAGAGTCGTAAAGATGGAAGGAGCATACAATTTCAGAGATACAGGAGGATATAAAACCTCGGACGGAAAAGAAGTAACATTGGGAAGAGTATTCAGAAGTGATGCTATCGATAAATTATCGGATAAAGATCTGAAAACTTTTAAAGATAAAAAGATCGTAACCGTAATAGATTTCAGAGGAATAGAAGAGGCTAAAAAAGCTCCGGACAGGCTTCCTCAGAATACCAATTATCTTATTTGCCCCGCGGGAAGCAATAATCTTCCTACAGCACAGGATATGGCAAAGTTTTTAAAAGACAAGAATTTCCTGTTTGATATGTATGGAGAAGGAGGACTCCCTTATTTTGGAGAAAGATACAGAGCTTTATTTGTGCAGCTATTGACTTTAAAACCGGATGAAGCCCTGCTTTTCCATTGTACGGGAGGTCGTGACAGAACCGGAATGGCATCAGCTTTATTCTTATATATTTTAGGAGTTCCTCAAGACATTATTGAAAGTGATTATGTAGCTTCAAATTATTATCTGGCAAAAAATCCAACGATGAGAGGAATGTATTCGGGGCTTTCAAAAATGTCGGGACTGACGGAAGCAGAAATCAAGCAGCAGATGGAGTTAAGACCGGAACTAATCAGAAACTTTTTTACAGCCATCAATAAGAAATACGGAAGCGTAGAAAATTTCTTCCAGGTTGAAATGGGGATGGGACCGAGAGAAATTGCCGTTTTAAAACAGAAATATCTTAAGTAA
- a CDS encoding rhodanese-like domain-containing protein, translating into MKNTLIFCGIALLIYIVYRVYKYQTLDDGLDRLIKKGAIILDVRTEKEYETGHIEGSKNISLGTIRERYTELDPNKTYITVCSHGLRSVKVETILKEKGFKHVYNGGAWSDLQKSFNLKVSENK; encoded by the coding sequence ATGAAAAATACGTTGATTTTCTGTGGAATCGCTTTACTGATCTATATTGTGTATCGCGTATACAAATACCAGACGCTGGATGATGGTTTGGATCGATTAATTAAAAAAGGAGCCATTATTCTGGATGTAAGAACTGAAAAAGAATATGAAACCGGTCATATTGAAGGATCAAAAAATATTTCTTTAGGAACGATCAGAGAAAGATATACTGAACTTGATCCCAATAAAACGTATATCACAGTTTGTTCACATGGTTTGAGAAGTGTAAAAGTGGAAACTATTTTAAAGGAAAAAGGCTTTAAACACGTGTATAACGGCGGAGCATGGAGTGATCTTCAGAAAAGTTTTAATTTAAAAGTTTCAGAAAATAAATAA
- a CDS encoding DUF3817 domain-containing protein gives MIDLLKTKIGRLRIIAILEGISLLTLVFIAVPMKYGFDNPAFVKMMGPIHGSLFLLFLFNTLSVGVEQNWKFKETTWKVLLACIIPFGTFYIDRKILSRL, from the coding sequence ATGATTGATTTATTGAAAACCAAAATCGGACGTTTAAGAATTATTGCGATTCTTGAAGGAATTTCATTATTAACCTTAGTATTTATAGCGGTTCCCATGAAGTATGGATTTGATAATCCTGCCTTTGTGAAAATGATGGGACCTATTCACGGTTCTCTGTTTCTATTGTTTTTATTCAATACTTTAAGTGTTGGAGTTGAACAAAACTGGAAGTTTAAAGAAACGACCTGGAAAGTGCTTTTAGCGTGCATAATTCCGTTCGGAACATTTTATATTGACAGAAAAATATTAAGCAGATTATGA
- a CDS encoding TetR/AcrR family transcriptional regulator — protein sequence MKKSEATRLNILRKAFELIYVNGYQTTSVDDIIATTQVTKGAFYYHFKTKDEMGLAIINELMIPSFKNTFIEPFQNVVNPLDAIYNLMYSLLIENENLKVEYGCPASNFTQEMAPWNIEFTKALNLLSQQWESTMIESIEKGKENGIVKANVNAKEVAVFVLSGYWGVRNLGKLENSKGVYLVYLKGLKSYFETLK from the coding sequence ATGAAAAAATCGGAAGCTACACGCCTTAATATTCTCCGGAAAGCATTTGAACTGATCTATGTCAATGGTTACCAAACAACCAGTGTGGATGATATTATTGCTACAACGCAGGTAACGAAAGGAGCTTTCTATTATCACTTCAAAACAAAGGATGAAATGGGACTGGCTATCATCAACGAGCTTATGATTCCCAGCTTCAAAAATACTTTTATTGAACCCTTTCAAAATGTTGTAAATCCATTGGATGCGATTTATAATTTAATGTACAGTTTATTAATTGAGAATGAAAATTTAAAGGTTGAATATGGCTGTCCTGCTTCCAATTTTACACAGGAAATGGCTCCTTGGAATATCGAATTTACAAAAGCACTAAATCTTCTTTCTCAGCAATGGGAAAGCACTATGATTGAATCTATTGAAAAGGGAAAAGAAAACGGTATTGTAAAAGCTAATGTGAATGCAAAAGAAGTGGCCGTTTTTGTCTTATCAGGATATTGGGGAGTAAGAAATCTGGGAAAACTGGAAAATTCAAAAGGAGTTTATCTTGTTTATTTAAAAGGACTTAAGTCTTATTTTGAAACTTTGAAATAA
- a CDS encoding NAD(P)-dependent oxidoreductase: MDTEKIGFIGLGNMGHPMAKNLEKAGFPLYVFNRTIEKTEDFNEKSIVYNTVSDVVKNSDIIFTMLTNDEAVKAVYEEILTQNVTGKLFVDMSTISPEATSGISSAVKIKEAGFIDAPVAGSTKPAAEGTLIIMVGGEEKDLQRAKPYLEKLGKTIKHLGENGKGIAAKLSVNYFISTIYQGLAETVLFSDKMGIERKDMLEIINESASGSGATKVKTPLLIEDNYPAAFALDLMLKDILLAKNAGADFPLSKTLIETYQAAHDAGLGKDDVIGIIQFLSKKSQVKS; encoded by the coding sequence ATGGATACTGAGAAAATAGGCTTTATAGGATTGGGAAATATGGGACATCCGATGGCAAAAAATCTGGAAAAGGCAGGTTTTCCGCTTTATGTTTTTAACCGGACCATAGAAAAAACGGAAGATTTTAATGAAAAATCTATCGTTTACAATACTGTTTCCGATGTTGTGAAGAACAGTGATATTATTTTCACGATGCTTACCAATGATGAGGCAGTAAAAGCTGTTTATGAAGAAATTTTAACCCAGAATGTTACAGGAAAACTTTTTGTGGATATGAGTACCATTTCTCCGGAAGCAACAAGCGGAATATCCAGCGCTGTAAAAATAAAAGAAGCAGGATTTATTGATGCTCCTGTTGCCGGAAGTACAAAACCTGCCGCTGAAGGAACATTAATAATTATGGTGGGTGGTGAAGAAAAAGATCTTCAACGTGCCAAACCTTATCTTGAGAAATTAGGAAAAACAATCAAGCATTTGGGAGAGAACGGAAAAGGAATTGCTGCAAAACTTTCCGTTAACTATTTTATTTCTACCATTTATCAGGGATTGGCAGAAACAGTCCTGTTTTCAGATAAAATGGGGATTGAAAGAAAAGATATGCTCGAAATCATCAATGAAAGTGCAAGTGGAAGCGGTGCTACAAAGGTAAAGACTCCTTTGCTGATTGAGGATAATTATCCTGCTGCTTTTGCGTTGGATTTAATGCTGAAAGATATTTTACTGGCAAAAAATGCAGGTGCGGATTTTCCTCTCTCTAAAACATTGATTGAAACCTATCAGGCTGCACACGACGCTGGTTTGGGAAAAGATGATGTGATAGGGATTATCCAGTTTTTAAGTAAAAAGAGCCAAGTAAAAAGTTAA